The DNA segment ATGTAGCCATTTGCAAGCAAATAAGGCTCTAAAACATCCTCAATCGTCCCCTCATCCTCGCTCATAGCCGCAGCTATCGTGCTAAGCCCCAAAGGTCGGCGTTTTGCTTCTAGTAAAATCTCTAAATACTTTATATCCATCTCATCAAATCCGAGCGAATTTACGCCAAGTGCGTCAAGGGCTTCTTTGCTTCGCTCATGTGATATGAAATTTTCATCATTTATCTCAGCAAAATCGCGAATTCGTTTTAGTAGCCGTAAAGCGATACGTGGTGTGCCTCGCGAACGCCCAGCGACTTCAAGAGATGCGTTTTTATCGCACTCTTTGCCAAGTTTACTTGAAGCGATTTGCACGATACGGCTTAGCTCATCAGAGGTATAAAACTGCAACCTAAAATCCATACCAAAGCGATCACGAAGCGGTGCTGAGATCATACCGGCACGTGTTGTAGCTCCGATTAGCGTAAATTTTGGCAGATCAATCTTAATAGTTTGAGCAGCAGGTCCTGAGCCAATGATAATATCTAAGCGAAAATCCTCCATCGCAGGATATAAAACCTCTTCAATAGCAGGGCTAAGGCGATGAATTTCATCAATAAAAAGCACGTCGCCCTCTTGCAAATTCGTTAAAATCGCAGCCAAATCGCCACTTTTTTCTATCATAGGGGCTGCCGTCATCTTTATTGCCACGCCCATTTCGTTTGCGATTATGTGAGCAAGTGTCGTCTTACCAAGCCCCGGTGGGCCATAAAAAAGCACGTGATCAAGGCACTCAGAGCGTTTTTTCGCCGCTTTTATAAAGACGTTTAAATTTTGTTTTATCTTATCTTGTCCGATGTAATCATCAAATCCGCTAGGACGCAGACTTACCTCAAAATCGCTCTCAAAGCTAACTTTTTCTATCTCAACAATTCTATCCATCTTGCTACTTTTTAAATTTTTATGGATTTTACTTTAAAATTTATAATTCTTAGCTTTTGTTTTACTTTTTTGAAAATTTGTGCTAATTTTAGCAAATTTTTTGCTACAATATGGGTTGCTATTATTTTAAGGATCAATTATGGGCATATTTAAAAACCTAGAGCTTGAGTACTCTTTTGACATTGTAGATGAGTTTTTGTCACACTACTCTTTGATGTGCGACATTATGGAACCGCTCATAATAAGCCTAAATCGACCTGATAAATACAAAGATGATATGCGTGAGCTTTATAGAATTTTCCACAACATAAAGTCTGCTTCGGCATATATGCACCTTGATCCTATACTAAAACTCACAACTTTGGCTGAGGAAATTTGTAGTGAAGCCATAAATTTGCAAGGTCCAGCAAATGATAAATTTATCGATTGGCTCTTGCTAGTAAATGACCAGTTTAGCAAATACAGAGCAGATTTAGAAAACGACGCAGAATTCTTTAGTGTGCTAGAACCGCTCATAGTAAATATACCTCAAAAACTTGACTAAATTATAAAATCGCTGTAAAATAGCTGACTTTTTATGGGAGCGACTTGGCTTCGACAGGAGCAGAGTGGTCGTGGTGGCATACCGCTTTTGGCAAAGCGTAAAAAGCCTAAATTAAAATTAAACGCAAATAACGTTAAATTCGCTCCTGCTTACGCTAAAGCTGCGTAAGTTCAGTTGAGCCTTGCGCCTTTTGATACTATCTAAAAAGGTCTGCGAGTAATCCAGGTAGTGTAGTTTTGGGGTTTGACGAGCCTTGAAGCGAAGTTTAGTCTTAGTCTAAATTTTGGTTTTGGGAAGTGAGCCTTTTTAGATGAAATTTTCACTTCTGCTAAGTATGTAGAGGCTGCGGTTGTTTTGTTTTTGGACAGGGGTTCGATCCCCCTCGCTTCCACCATTCATACTAAATTTCTGCAAAAAATCTCTTTTTTATTTTTTATAGTCTTGTAATTCTCCTTTGCATTTAGGACAAATTCCGTTTTTATCTTTTACATCTACGTAATTATAAACTTTTTTGCATTTTTTGCAACGTAAGAATTCTGGGCATTTTAGTTTGTAAAAAATTCCTATGCATATAAAAAACAAACCTGTAGCTAAAAAACCAAAAATAGTTTTTTCATCAGACATTTGCCAACCTTGATACTTAAAATAAATTTTACCGCCAAATAAAGCCCAAATTGCTTCTACAATAAAAATAAAACCTAAAAATATAAAGCCACTTTTAACACTCATTTTTATTTCCATTTGTTATAGCTTGTGTTTGATAGGTTTTTCATAGGTTGGGTTATTTGTGTTAAATTTAGAGTGTTGTTTGCTATTAGCTGTGAGTTATTATTTATTATGCTCTCTTGGTTACTATGTCCTTGTGAGTAGTTTAAGCCAGCACTTCCTCCTCCACCTCCATACATACTAAATTTAATACTTCCACCTAGCTCTTTAGTATCTTGTTTAGATGTATATGTATCTTGTGATGATGATATGTTTAGGTTGTTTGTGTTTATGTCTATGTTATTAGAGGCTATTAGGTTTGAGCCAGTTATATTTGTGCTGGTATCTTTATCTTTATTGGTTGATATAGATATGTTGTTTGCTTGCAGGTTTGATGAGATAGAGGTTGTTTGTGTGGTGTTTGATTTAATGTCTTTACCATTTACATCTCCTGCTATGCCT comes from the Campylobacter mucosalis genome and includes:
- a CDS encoding histidine phosphotransferase: MGIFKNLELEYSFDIVDEFLSHYSLMCDIMEPLIISLNRPDKYKDDMRELYRIFHNIKSASAYMHLDPILKLTTLAEEICSEAINLQGPANDKFIDWLLLVNDQFSKYRADLENDAEFFSVLEPLIVNIPQKLD
- a CDS encoding hemagglutinin repeat-containing protein, translating into MTKISSILFSIILFVLGLQANLICLKPLTADDTAALISQSVAAVSSSGTYGFSVGIAGDVNGKDIKSNTTQTTSISSNLQANNISISTNKDKDTSTNITGSNLIASNNIDINTNNLNISSSQDTYTSKQDTKELGGSIKFSMYGGGGGSAGLNYSQGHSNQESIINNNSQLIANNTLNLTQITQPMKNLSNTSYNKWK
- the ruvB gene encoding Holliday junction branch migration DNA helicase RuvB yields the protein MDRIVEIEKVSFESDFEVSLRPSGFDDYIGQDKIKQNLNVFIKAAKKRSECLDHVLFYGPPGLGKTTLAHIIANEMGVAIKMTAAPMIEKSGDLAAILTNLQEGDVLFIDEIHRLSPAIEEVLYPAMEDFRLDIIIGSGPAAQTIKIDLPKFTLIGATTRAGMISAPLRDRFGMDFRLQFYTSDELSRIVQIASSKLGKECDKNASLEVAGRSRGTPRIALRLLKRIRDFAEINDENFISHERSKEALDALGVNSLGFDEMDIKYLEILLEAKRRPLGLSTIAAAMSEDEGTIEDVLEPYLLANGYIERTARGRIASAKAYEIFDLKFEGEKGLFD